The DNA segment AATCAGCAGCTGTGGAATCCAAGACTTGTTTAGAAAGAACATCGACGCAATGAATCGCTTCATCAACAGCTACATTATTATTCTTCTTCCCTAAGTTCTTTATTTTCCCTTCATTATCTCTAATCCAACTATCCAACACATCTGTATTCATCAAAACAACCTGTAATTGTTGTTCTAAACCTTCTTTTTCATCTTGCATCTCTTTCAACCCTTTATTAATCTCTTCCTCTCGCCTTCTTAAAACAGCTTGAGCCGAAAACATTCCTTCCATTTCAACTTCCCTTGCTTTTCTCATCCCAATTATATCCCCATGAACCATCTCCACCAACTTATTCATTGCGTTCCTCTTATAAACCTCGGCGGCATCATCCGTTGAAGTAGGACGAGCTTGCGAATGCTGTGGATGCTGTACCCTCCCATAAGGTGATGGGGGGTATCCTGCCGCCGCGGCCGTAGCAGCCACCCTAGGTCCTGGCGGCGGTGGATGTTGCCCATAAGTAGACGTCATGGAGGAATTAATCGAAGGGTTAGGGCTggggctagggttagggttaggattGGGGCGGCGTTGCGAATAAAGAGGCGGATCACGAGAAAAAGCAGAGCTTAAATGAAGGACTAAATCGACAAGATTAGAACTTGGGTAAATCCAATTATGCAAATAAGGAATCGAAACTAACCCAGAAGGGGAAACATGAGGATGGGGTCGTTTGATGATCATGTCGCGCGTGGGATTGACATAGACGGCGGGGGCGTAACGAGGGTAAGATTCCATGAGCCAGATAATGATGGGGATGTTGTAAGTGACGCCTTGGAAAGGCATGGGGATGGTGCCCTCGGCTTGGAGGAGGTTAACGGATCGGCCGTCGTTATGGGTAAAAGTGGCGGTCTTAGGTTCGAGGGAAGGGTAGTTGGAGATGAGGGAAAGGAGTTGTTGACGGATTAGCCATTTGGTGTCTTCGGAGTAAGGGAGGGCGGAAGGGCCGCGTTGGGAGAGGACGGAGGAGAGGAATTGTTGGATTTGTTGGGGGTTTGGCGGCGGTGTTGACGACGGCGGAACCATTGGTGGCGGTGGGCGGTGGTATTGGTAGGTTGGGTACGAGAGATTGTATTTGTTTTTGGCTTTGGGATTTGCCTCGGCTTAGCGATGAGAAGCCTTGAGAAGTTTCCTTTCCTTAGTTATGAATCctttgcatttttattttataaaattactattttatatgattttttagtattatatgattttatagggttaaatataaatttggtacttaaatttattCACTTTTTTTAGATTggtatttaagatttttttaccCCAGATTGGTACCTGAACTTTTTTTCCATCAACTAATTTGGTACTTTTTCTGTTAAATCTTAAACAAGTGACAGTATTTAGACCACACCACCATGATTGGCCATTTTTCTAGCCCGAAATGACACCTAATTGTTACTCTCCATTCCCTCTTTTGAATGCTTCAATTGGTACTTATATAACGTCGATCTAAAGATTCGACTGTCGAACCATCATATAACTTCGACCATGACTTCTCTTGGGTATGATGAACTTCTTCATTGCTCAGATCTCTCAAATGGGTTTCAAAAAAACTTACATTAAAAATCTAAAACATTGGGTTTCAAGTGTTTGATGGGTTGGCTATTACAACCATTGTGGTGGGTATTTAGCCTTTTGCCAAATCATTTTCTATAGCAACGGGATTTAAGGGTTTAAGTATAATGAAGGGTTTTAGGGTTGGTTGATGGGGGTTAAGAGTTAATGATTCAAGTACCTTAGATCTCATTGTTGTAATTTCTTGTAAGCAAACAAAATTGTTGCGGAATTAGGGTTTTCATTTTTCACAACTCCaaatttaagtttttctttttatttcttgatattctAATTGATTTTAGATTAAATGAATGACGTTTTCCTttttttgttgaatattcattttaagtattcatttaattattttatttgtttgcatGTCTGTCTGTTATCTTGAATCAATGTATTATTGGACTATTAATGAATGTTCTTAaacttttttcaaatttatttgcaAAATCTCTgctagatttgtaaaataaatctgaaataaaacctaataaaCTAGGatttatcatgtcaaatcatcaaaaataaatcaaaaacaaatcaagaacaaaactagatgcgaaaGTGTACCTATATCCAtaaatttcttgaagttttaccgGATCTTGGGGAtctgatcttccaaattagcacacaagaaatttagagaatatctgctctctctttcctaatgatgggatattagaaaagatatcttgtatATAATttagggaccataaccctaatatttataaccttgacgtattagttctaatcaaattctaattagcccatcattaatcagaatttgattagaattcaattactagagtatctacacatatttgacccatactttatttaataattaaagcccaataaaattttaaccaaattagatcacttctaatttgggctaacctatcatgatagtaaataataacatgtaattacccttattatatatgtgatgtccatatttttcaacaatccccacttggaccacatatatatactaattactctataattacatatcattatataaccttatgagctcaaaattttcctatcatatccaaaaggtattccgaacaatctcatccattaattatgttaacatagaaccaatgcaactttcgttacatatatcataactaaatccatccatgatcatgtatattaacacaactaaatgacatagatcaagtatggatgtgtagcatggaaattacatgcaatatgatctaaacatgtctatttccaactggtcctccttagtgagatcaaaccttaccaaaatcaaagtgtgaataaaccaaataaactttagtTCTGCagcaaataaactttatttctgcagaaaataaacttaatatctttaaactaaaataactaaaaatgtgtttataacataaaagcatttaaaagtacaaactctcactaaaaccaaatatccttaaatgatattacacccatatgagcaatgtgctcatgAAAAACCTTGGGTGTAGTCTCTTAGTAAACGGATCCGCAATCATGGAGTTTTTCCTAATATGGTTTATAGACACCTAACAAGTttgaacttttactttaacaaccaggaacttaaagactatgtgttttgactttgatgtgctcttgttgctattggaataaaagactgcaatttgttttcacaatttgcaccttagtgacaaaatcttgtatccatattccatcaaaatcggaGTCTGTATACCTGATGATATCTAAATGGTTAGACCTCCGATATGTGAGCAcgtaatcttttgttctctgaaaATACCTTATAACTTTCTTGGATGCTAACCAATGGTTCAAACCAAGGTTGCTTAAAATATCTCCTAACATTCCAATAGTGTACACAATATTCCAATGTATACAAACTTAAACGTACATTAGACTTTCCactgctaaaatgtaaaaaatctaatgcatttttgtaatctcaaaaacattcttagggcattgattgagtctatacttattattgacaaTCAGTATaccattaacatataaaaccaaatataaaaccttactcccactaaacttatggtatatacgattatcaataaaattcatctctaaaccaaataagataatcatttggtaaaatttgtaatattattgacgAGAAGTTTGCTTAAGCCCATAGATGAAGTTCTTTGCAAACCATTAACTTTGCATCATTAGACACAAAGCTTTCtaattgcaccatataaatgtatgattaatgttaccattgagaaaccattaacttaatattcatctgatGTAGGTTAATGTCAAAATATACCACTAAAGCCATTATAACCATTTCTCTAGTTGACATTTTTAATGACATTCAGTCTGGAGGTTGTTGAGTTTttcttctggaacaattacctcatcttgaataaGGAGTTGTTCAATATTGTCTTATTAAAATTCTAgattcacttcttaatcaataataggtatgagaacctaaacatcatcaaaagtgatagtaggaactgagttagaatccaattcctcctcaaaagcaatgtctctaaccttatttctcccccaaactcaacatcctcaaagaatgttgcaattctcgtctaaaaaatattcctaattgtgggatcataaaactcatagcccTTAGATCGCTTAGAatttccttaacccttaactttacagacatcaaagaagttataagtgatgtcatttcaaccttatcgtttttagcaaaacgtttctcaatttTGTCAAGGAAaccttggcctgagtaatcttttcagattctatgcccctaaaggcttctaaaatgttgtgcttcatgatcattagacttatgcaatttgaacgatcccatctctcaaaatcccttttaacatAAGGGGTGTTTTCCGCAGTAAGAGGTGcgggttgttcttcccttagtgtaATGTCTATGTTCATACAGCCAAACACTATAAATAAGTGCCTTTTCCATTCAttgaaattagtcccattaagtatgggtatagaatttatattagcagatattgtggcagtagaagatgaattagctgattatagaacaaaaaataagctcacatcaatattcataagtaaacaataaattcaagataatgactaatcccatctcaagataccaaacacaacactaatatcaagtctttgtataataatattaacagtaagcagtactcttgttgtagcaatcaaacattgacaataaattatgtcaaacaattaatcaatctttggactaacttattgctcacataaaataccttataattgtcacacatttatcactacagatgtcgttgaaattctgtcaaatattaacttacctttgagtcaattaataaatgcatgaatcacaaaaacatataatcatcttaatatttcaaacaaactaatctacacaaaagaggtcactttggcaacattttgtttcaactaacctattttagaggtgatcatgggccgggctgggccgggtttgggccgggccaatataaaattttaggcccatttactaggcccgggcccggcccggcccgaaaatgggcctaaaattttgtccaagcccgacccgaaataaaattactaagcccgagcccggcccggcccagcccatattaattttttttcttattttattaaataaaaaatttaaaaatttaataaatcaaatatatttaaaaacataaaaacaaatattaaaacaaataaaaataatactaaaacaattcttaaaacaatacacaaattaacaatataataaaaaatagttatattaaaaatttaaaataataaaaaatatatattaatatataattcgggccgggccagggccaaaaaactcttacccgaggcccagcccgttttctaaacgggcctcgtttttttgcccaagcccatatttcgggcctatatttttacccaaacccttcaATTTTTCGGGctggccttcgggccgggccggaccacccgacccatgatcagctctaacctatttaaaatattagacatcattaattaaaacccaaagctaaaatttgaatttatttgtttcgaaatatttcttttaatttcatctttcaatcaaattaaaagatactagtatatatatgtaaatatagtTATCCTAAAACAACATACAGTGAAGttggcaaatataataatagttgaataaatcataaaccataaataacttcacataagacttcaaatttaaaccaaaataatttgaataaatgtAAACCTCATCTTAAGATATcggacactccattaatattttatctttggacaaaatattagCTTGCAAGTGATATCTTGGtgtagtaatcaaacattgacaataagaacatgtcgaataataaatcttcctttgggccgatttattactcacatgtaaAACCGAATAATCTTCACATATTTATCACCatagttgcacatgtaatattattaacatTCATTGGGGCCGATCAATATCAACATAACATAAGTTACATGCAcaaaaacttttatattttaaaacaaaataatttatacaaaaaaaaatcattttggtgacttattgcttcaattaagttattttaaaatatatataaacataccaatattcaaatttaaaatttctgcaattgtcaaatgtcaaaactattttcttatttctttatagGCTCCGAAATAACGCAAAATAATGTTGTcttaataatgcaataaaaaaccgaaaaccttaatttttgactatttcttttttgttccaaaaccatatatatcaaagccaaacaaaaataatgtagtggttcaaagctaaataattaacaagcacatgtattcataattttggcatggataaaaacaccaaagcaattcacgcatatatatgtattcataatcaaatagaaaaaaaacttaCCCTACATATATTACGTAAATCCAAACTTGTATTTATAATTAAACAGAGATTcaaatgaataattaaaataaaaatttcaagtcaatatatctcataaataaaaccataataGTTGACATATCCCATAATTCATACCATAGACTATATCAATATAATTTAActgaatattaaaaataataatttgtcaAACCCAAATATTATTCGACCAAActtaaaactaaatatatatgtgtttatatctTGGCAGCATAGATAATTGAAATTCATCGACTaatattaataacttaaaaataagcAAATATGCCAAAAACAGGAATCAAAGGCGGTACAATTGGTAAATTTCAACAGCAACTATGATGCAAAGCATTAAACATTAATGATTAATTTATCTTGCACCAAAGCGCccataaaattgaatataaaaccataaaaagaaactaaattcaatgatatccatcaaaatttaatttcaccaattaaactataaaaaatatcttATTGAATAATAGTTATAAACACCTATTCATGCCAacaataatcatgcattaatcctcaaaattat comes from the Gossypium hirsutum isolate 1008001.06 chromosome A06, Gossypium_hirsutum_v2.1, whole genome shotgun sequence genome and includes:
- the LOC107955341 gene encoding protein ELC; translation: MVPPSSTPPPNPQQIQQFLSSVLSQRGPSALPYSEDTKWLIRQQLLSLISNYPSLEPKTATFTHNDGRSVNLLQAEGTIPMPFQGVTYNIPIIIWLMESYPRYAPAVYVNPTRDMIIKRPHPHVSPSGLVSIPYLHNWIYPSSNLVDLVLHLSSAFSRDPPLYSQRRPNPNPNPSPSPNPSINSSMTSTYGQHPPPPGPRVAATAAAAGYPPSPYGRVQHPQHSQARPTSTDDAAEVYKRNAMNKLVEMVHGDIIGMRKAREVEMEGMFSAQAVLRRREEEINKGLKEMQDEKEGLEQQLQVVLMNTDVLDSWIRDNEGKIKNLGKKNNNVAVDEAIHCVDVLSKQVLDSTAADLAIEDVVYSLDKAVQDGVVPFDQYLRNVRLLSREQFFHRATASKVKEAQMQAQVANMAARISHFVS